The Clostridium septicum genome contains a region encoding:
- a CDS encoding CPBP family intramembrane glutamic endopeptidase, which translates to MKKVFRANLYFLIIILLEIFMPKILVPIYKEIGVTDIRIALAMNHILLFLVPATVYIILTKSSVKNTLKLNKLYFKDILLIILLAFLCQPIMSFFSIITAFFFNNEIGAFITQINSTPYLILLSLVALLPAITEECTIRGVVLSGYENKNMYLAAMVTGLFFGIFHLDPQQFLYTTVLGFILALVVRITNSIFASAIIHFIINGTSVTASKLLNSIPQSTTILEGNMDLSLRALPINEKMIMFVVYGVIALIFATFVYMIIKKLEELNIRRGVLTEERKEIIKDKDSIINIPFILIIVVYIAFMFYKYINI; encoded by the coding sequence ATGAAAAAAGTTTTTAGAGCTAATTTATATTTTCTAATAATAATATTATTGGAAATTTTTATGCCAAAAATTTTAGTGCCTATTTATAAAGAGATAGGAGTTACAGATATAAGAATTGCCTTAGCTATGAATCATATTTTATTATTTTTAGTTCCGGCAACAGTATATATAATATTAACAAAATCATCTGTTAAAAATACTTTGAAGTTAAATAAATTATATTTTAAAGATATTTTATTGATAATACTATTAGCATTTTTATGCCAGCCTATTATGAGTTTTTTCTCTATAATAACAGCATTTTTCTTTAATAATGAAATTGGAGCTTTTATAACACAAATAAACTCAACACCTTATTTAATTTTATTATCTTTAGTAGCTTTATTACCTGCAATTACTGAGGAGTGTACAATAAGGGGTGTAGTTTTATCTGGGTATGAAAATAAAAACATGTATTTAGCAGCAATGGTAACAGGATTATTTTTTGGAATATTTCATTTAGATCCACAACAATTTTTGTATACAACAGTTTTGGGATTTATTTTAGCTTTAGTGGTACGAATAACTAATAGTATATTTGCATCAGCAATTATCCACTTTATAATAAATGGAACTTCAGTAACTGCTTCTAAATTATTAAATAGCATACCCCAGTCAACAACCATACTAGAAGGAAACATGGATTTATCATTAAGAGCATTACCAATTAATGAGAAGATGATTATGTTCGTAGTATATGGAGTTATAGCATTAATATTTGCAACATTTGTATATATGATAATAAAAAAATTAGAAGAACTTAATATTAGAAGAGGTGTGTTAACAGAAGAAAGAAAAGAAATTATAAAAGACAAAGATAGTATAATTAATATACCGTTTATATTAATTATTGTAGTATATATTGCTTTCATGTTTTATAAATATATAAATATATAA
- a CDS encoding AbgT family transporter has translation MKSNEKKDRAQRGILASIERVGNKLPHPGTIFVILCAIIMVLSAIFAKMGVSVTYTGLDRSTMEIKEMTANVVSLLTPDGIRYMFTSAVKNFTSFAPLGTVLVALLGVGVAEGTGLIGTLLTKLVTSTPKRLITVVVVFAGVMSSIASDAGYVVLVPLGAIIFLSFGRHPLAGLAAAFAGVSGGFSANLIAGPTDALLAGITSEASKIHPSQLAVGVTDNWYFIIASTILITIIGTIITEKVVEPKLGKYKGDAKEVLTEVSPEEKRGLKFAGIAALLCLITLVVLLLPGPTGILRNPETGELLKSPFMDSIVLVIALFFFIPGVAYGVGSKKVRNDKDVISLMSKSMATMGGYIVLVFFAAQFVQYFNYTHLGTVIAVKGADFLQGAGITGIPLIIGFIIITAFINLFMGSASAKWAIMAPIFVPMLMNMQYSPALVQMAYRIGDSTTNIISPLMSYFALIVAFAEKYDDEAGAGTLITTMLPYSLAFLIGWTILLIIWFVFKIPLGPGANIMM, from the coding sequence ATGAAGAGCAATGAAAAGAAAGACAGGGCTCAAAGGGGCATTTTAGCTTCTATTGAGAGAGTAGGGAATAAGCTTCCACACCCAGGTACTATATTCGTAATTTTATGTGCAATTATAATGGTTTTATCAGCAATATTTGCAAAAATGGGTGTATCAGTAACATATACGGGCTTAGATAGATCTACTATGGAAATTAAAGAAATGACTGCAAATGTAGTAAGTTTACTTACTCCTGATGGAATAAGATATATGTTTACATCAGCAGTTAAAAACTTTACAAGTTTTGCACCATTAGGAACAGTTTTAGTTGCCTTATTAGGTGTTGGAGTTGCAGAAGGTACAGGCCTTATTGGAACATTATTAACTAAATTAGTAACAAGCACTCCTAAAAGATTAATAACTGTAGTTGTAGTTTTTGCCGGAGTTATGTCAAGTATAGCTTCAGATGCAGGTTATGTTGTTTTAGTTCCGTTAGGGGCTATAATATTCTTAAGTTTTGGACGTCATCCACTAGCAGGTTTAGCAGCAGCATTTGCTGGGGTTTCTGGGGGGTTTAGTGCAAACTTAATAGCAGGACCAACAGATGCTTTATTGGCAGGAATTACATCAGAAGCATCTAAAATACATCCATCACAATTGGCTGTTGGAGTAACAGATAACTGGTATTTTATAATAGCATCAACTATTCTTATTACAATAATAGGAACAATTATAACTGAAAAAGTAGTAGAACCTAAATTAGGAAAATATAAAGGTGATGCAAAAGAAGTATTAACTGAAGTTTCACCAGAAGAAAAAAGAGGGTTAAAATTTGCTGGTATAGCTGCTTTACTTTGTCTTATTACATTAGTAGTATTATTACTTCCAGGTCCAACAGGAATATTAAGAAATCCGGAAACAGGAGAACTATTAAAATCACCATTTATGGATTCAATAGTTCTTGTTATAGCTTTATTCTTCTTTATACCAGGGGTAGCTTATGGTGTAGGATCTAAGAAGGTTAGAAATGATAAAGATGTTATTTCATTAATGAGTAAGAGCATGGCAACAATGGGAGGATATATAGTTTTAGTATTCTTTGCTGCTCAATTTGTTCAATACTTTAATTATACTCATTTAGGAACAGTAATCGCAGTTAAGGGGGCAGACTTCTTACAAGGAGCAGGAATTACAGGAATTCCGCTAATAATAGGATTTATAATTATTACAGCATTTATAAACTTATTTATGGGATCAGCTTCCGCTAAATGGGCTATAATGGCTCCAATATTTGTTCCAATGTTAATGAATATGCAATATTCACCAGCGTTAGTTCAAATGGCTTACAGAATAGGTGATTCAACTACAAATATAATTTCACCACTTATGAGTTATTTTGCATTAATAGTAGCATTTGCAGAAAAATATGATGATGAAGCAGGAGCTGGTACATTGATTACAACTATGTTACCGTACTCATTGGCATTCTTAATAGGATGGACAATATTATTAATAATATGGTTTGTATTCAAAATTCCACTAGGTCCTGGTGCAAATATAATGATGTAA
- a CDS encoding VanZ family protein gives MKNNRKVISWIMLIIWMCIIFFMSNQPGDVSSRQSELVLKIFAFIGINLNEYLGELATFIVRKTAHFSEYLILFMLEYNVLRFYMDRSKARMYSVLGVFLYACSDEIHQYFIPGRAMAFKDVLIDTSGGIVGFVIRYIHDNKYNIKKK, from the coding sequence ATGAAGAATAATAGAAAAGTTATATCTTGGATTATGCTTATAATATGGATGTGCATTATATTTTTTATGTCTAATCAACCAGGAGATGTGTCTAGTAGGCAAAGTGAATTAGTATTAAAAATTTTTGCTTTTATAGGAATAAATCTTAATGAGTATTTAGGAGAATTAGCTACTTTTATTGTAAGAAAGACTGCTCACTTTAGTGAGTATTTAATATTATTTATGCTTGAATATAATGTGCTTAGATTTTATATGGATAGAAGCAAGGCAAGAATGTATTCTGTTTTAGGTGTATTTTTATATGCATGTTCAGATGAAATTCATCAATATTTTATACCAGGAAGAGCTATGGCATTTAAAGATGTACTTATAGATACAAGTGGAGGAATTGTTGGGTTTGTAATAAGATATATACATGATAATAAATATAATATAAAGAAAAAATAA
- a CDS encoding glycosyltransferase family 2 protein, whose product MSKMISIVVPMYFEEKVVEECYRRLTEVMSNIKYEHELVFVNDGSTDGTLPMLKDIASKDSSVKIIDFARNFGHQIAVTAGIKEAKGDAVIVIDADLQDPPELILEMVDKWENGYEVVYAKRKKRKGETFFKLMTAKYFYKFLQIMSDVDIPRDTGDYRLMDRKVVDVFNSMTEKNRFVRGMVSWLGFNQTYVEFVRAERFAGETKYPLKKMLKLAEDGIVSFSHKPMKIIGGFGVIFLVIFFLQILIAIYNSIFRFGVSDIFCLATYVSLVAGILLISLGVLGSYIARIFDESNGRPLYIIREKVNFDDK is encoded by the coding sequence ATGAGTAAGATGATTTCAATAGTAGTACCTATGTACTTTGAAGAAAAAGTAGTAGAAGAATGTTATAGAAGATTAACAGAAGTTATGTCAAATATTAAATATGAACATGAGTTAGTATTTGTTAATGATGGAAGCACAGATGGAACACTTCCTATGTTAAAAGATATTGCAAGTAAAGATTCTTCAGTAAAAATAATAGACTTCGCTAGAAATTTTGGACATCAAATAGCAGTAACCGCAGGAATTAAAGAAGCAAAAGGGGATGCTGTAATTGTTATTGATGCAGATCTTCAAGATCCGCCTGAGCTAATATTAGAAATGGTTGATAAATGGGAAAATGGATATGAGGTAGTTTATGCTAAAAGAAAGAAAAGAAAAGGTGAAACTTTCTTTAAATTAATGACTGCAAAATATTTTTATAAATTCTTACAAATTATGTCTGATGTAGATATTCCAAGAGATACTGGAGACTATAGATTAATGGACAGAAAAGTAGTAGATGTATTTAATAGTATGACTGAAAAAAATAGATTTGTAAGAGGGATGGTTTCTTGGTTAGGATTTAATCAAACATATGTAGAGTTTGTAAGAGCGGAAAGATTTGCAGGAGAAACTAAATATCCATTAAAGAAAATGTTAAAGTTAGCTGAAGATGGAATAGTATCATTTTCTCATAAGCCAATGAAAATAATAGGAGGCTTTGGAGTAATCTTCTTAGTAATTTTCTTTTTACAAATTCTAATTGCTATCTATAATAGTATTTTTAGATTTGGTGTTAGTGATATTTTTTGCTTAGCAACATATGTAAGCCTAGTAGCTGGAATATTACTAATATCACTAGGAGTACTAGGTTCATATATTGCTAGAATATTTGATGAAAGTAATGGAAGACCTTTATATATAATAAGAGAAAAAGTAAATTTTGATGATAAATAA
- the fusA gene encoding elongation factor G, with the protein MKDYTINNLRNVGLIGHSGSGKTSLAEALLFHSGNSDRLGKVEDGNTIMDFDQEERRRRISLSVSLASIEFKNTKINLVDIPGYFDFYGEVIQGMRAVDVATIVVCGASGVQVGTEKAWDYCDKIKLPRTFFVNKLDRENSSFDKVLGELKEKFGISVVPIQYPIGKEDDFKGVINIISKRARIYNEKTHKVEITDIPKDLLDKVEECKQMIMEAVAETDEELLEKYFSEGELSDEEIYKGLIKGCADGDIAPVMCGSATKVIGIDSVLDDIVECFPSPEYAIPQKAINLQSDEEVFISLSEDNPFSALVFKTIADPFVGKISIFRVITGKLSNEVSVINSNNDKVEKLSNVFFLKGKNQVQTNKVMAGDIAAVAKLQYTGTGDTLCDSNNKIIYDKMNFPKPIISMSVMPKSKGDEDKISYSLQKLLEEDPSFTMHRDTENAETIISGLGETHLEVIASKLKNKFGADVILDTPKIPYRETIKGFSEVQGKHKKQSGGHGQYGDVKIRFERRDDGGEELEFIDKVVGGAVPRNFIPAVEKGLKDCIEKGILAGYPVIGLRATLYDGSYHPVDSSEMAFKMATSIAYKKGLEIAKPILLEPIMHVEILVPDEYMGDVIGDINKKRGRVIGMELEGKLQKIIGEIPLAEMSKYATDLRSMTQARGTFTSILQRYDEVPEIESKRIIEEVKKM; encoded by the coding sequence ATGAAAGATTACACAATTAATAATTTAAGAAATGTTGGATTAATAGGACATAGTGGCTCAGGAAAAACATCATTAGCAGAGGCGTTATTATTTCACTCAGGTAATAGTGATAGGCTAGGTAAGGTTGAAGATGGAAATACAATTATGGATTTTGACCAAGAAGAAAGAAGGAGAAGAATATCTTTATCAGTTTCTTTAGCTTCAATTGAGTTTAAGAATACTAAAATCAACTTAGTTGATATACCAGGATATTTTGATTTTTATGGAGAAGTAATTCAAGGTATGAGAGCAGTAGATGTTGCTACTATAGTTGTATGTGGAGCATCAGGTGTACAAGTTGGAACTGAAAAAGCATGGGATTATTGTGACAAAATTAAATTACCAAGAACTTTTTTTGTAAATAAGTTAGATAGGGAAAATTCAAGCTTTGATAAGGTGTTAGGAGAACTAAAAGAAAAATTTGGTATTAGTGTAGTACCTATACAATATCCAATAGGTAAAGAAGACGACTTTAAAGGTGTAATCAATATTATTTCAAAAAGAGCTAGAATATACAATGAAAAAACTCACAAAGTGGAAATTACAGATATTCCAAAGGATTTACTAGATAAAGTAGAAGAATGTAAGCAAATGATTATGGAGGCAGTAGCTGAAACAGATGAAGAATTATTGGAAAAATATTTTAGTGAAGGAGAACTTAGTGATGAAGAGATATATAAAGGTCTTATAAAAGGATGTGCAGATGGAGATATTGCTCCAGTAATGTGTGGAAGTGCAACAAAAGTAATAGGAATAGATTCAGTATTAGATGATATAGTTGAATGTTTCCCATCACCAGAATATGCAATACCACAAAAGGCTATTAACTTACAAAGTGATGAAGAGGTTTTCATAAGTTTATCAGAAGATAATCCGTTTTCAGCATTAGTTTTTAAAACTATAGCTGATCCTTTTGTAGGAAAAATATCAATATTTAGAGTAATTACAGGAAAGCTTTCTAATGAAGTCTCTGTAATAAATAGTAATAATGATAAGGTAGAAAAATTATCTAATGTATTTTTTTTGAAAGGTAAAAATCAAGTTCAGACAAATAAGGTAATGGCAGGAGATATAGCAGCAGTTGCTAAGCTACAATACACAGGCACAGGTGATACATTGTGTGATTCAAATAACAAAATTATTTATGATAAGATGAATTTTCCTAAGCCTATAATTTCTATGTCTGTAATGCCTAAGTCAAAAGGTGATGAAGATAAAATATCATATTCATTACAGAAGTTGTTAGAGGAAGATCCTAGCTTTACTATGCATAGGGATACGGAAAATGCAGAAACAATAATTTCAGGATTAGGAGAAACACATTTAGAAGTTATAGCTAGCAAACTAAAAAATAAATTTGGTGCAGATGTTATATTAGATACACCTAAAATACCTTATAGAGAAACAATAAAAGGTTTTTCAGAAGTGCAAGGAAAACATAAAAAGCAATCAGGTGGACATGGACAGTATGGTGATGTAAAAATTAGATTTGAACGCAGAGATGATGGAGGAGAAGAATTAGAGTTTATAGATAAAGTTGTAGGAGGAGCAGTTCCAAGAAATTTTATACCAGCTGTAGAAAAAGGTTTAAAAGATTGTATAGAAAAAGGAATTCTAGCTGGATATCCTGTAATTGGATTAAGAGCCACTTTATATGATGGATCATACCATCCAGTGGATTCTTCGGAAATGGCATTTAAAATGGCTACATCAATAGCTTATAAAAAGGGACTGGAGATAGCAAAGCCTATATTATTAGAACCTATAATGCATGTTGAAATACTTGTACCTGACGAATATATGGGTGATGTTATTGGTGATATAAATAAAAAAAGAGGTAGAGTAATTGGTATGGAGTTAGAAGGAAAACTTCAAAAGATAATTGGGGAAATTCCATTAGCGGAAATGTCTAAATATGCTACTGATTTAAGATCAATGACACAAGCTAGAGGTACTTTTACAAGTATTTTACAAAGATATGATGAAGTACCAGAAATTGAATCTAAAAGAATAATTGAAGAAGTTAAAAAAATGTAA
- a CDS encoding glycosyltransferase family 39 protein, which translates to MKNFKRLFSGFVTNALKVIMLVIVIGAILLAKYLKFPINMATLIQVLFLGISGIIFYKLIKSKKFNSRNVLLYVLAIGFILRLLWLLNANTVPVSDFKTMYNSGIDVLNGDFKSLHGSGYIARFPHLTMMVLYFAFMIKTFSNSILVIKMINLILSVLTIYLIYKICKEVFEKEKYALTGAFIAAIFPPMISYIGVFCTENIAIPFYLGSIYLFIKFIKKEKGLWILALSGILLSLGNLFRMVAAVTLVAYIMYIFIYYGDKVLNKIKASIVIIASFAIILLGTSFSLRATGITEFQLWRGSEPAITNVLKGINIEHNGRWNEEDAAIPELCNYDYEKMEKMSKEIIMKRLTTTPPLDLFKFYVKKFGAQWSNGDLEGVFWTIISKEDRKMIVDLENGNIPIMPTFQWIYVVIMLLAYLSLFNRKRIKNETINLFYIIFCGYGLSYLVTESQGRYAYIVSWLFIIFAVSGIEKIKTLKR; encoded by the coding sequence ATGAAAAATTTCAAAAGACTTTTTAGTGGCTTTGTAACAAATGCGCTTAAAGTTATAATGTTAGTAATTGTAATTGGTGCTATATTACTAGCTAAATATCTTAAATTTCCAATTAATATGGCTACGTTAATACAGGTATTATTTTTGGGGATAAGCGGCATTATATTTTACAAACTTATTAAAAGTAAAAAATTTAATAGTAGAAATGTACTTTTGTATGTTTTAGCAATTGGGTTTATATTAAGACTATTATGGTTATTAAATGCAAATACAGTACCTGTATCTGATTTTAAGACTATGTACAACTCTGGAATAGATGTGTTAAATGGTGATTTTAAGTCATTACATGGATCTGGATATATTGCAAGATTTCCTCATTTAACTATGATGGTTTTATATTTTGCATTTATGATAAAGACATTTTCAAATTCAATATTAGTAATTAAAATGATAAATTTAATCCTATCAGTTTTAACAATATACTTAATTTATAAGATATGCAAAGAGGTATTTGAAAAAGAAAAATATGCATTAACAGGAGCTTTTATAGCAGCTATTTTTCCACCAATGATATCATATATAGGGGTATTTTGTACTGAAAATATAGCAATTCCATTTTACTTAGGAAGCATATACTTATTTATTAAGTTTATTAAAAAAGAAAAAGGATTATGGATTTTAGCGTTATCAGGTATTTTATTATCATTGGGTAATTTGTTTAGAATGGTAGCAGCTGTTACACTTGTAGCTTATATAATGTATATATTTATATACTATGGAGATAAAGTTTTAAATAAAATAAAGGCTTCAATAGTTATAATAGCATCTTTTGCAATAATTTTACTTGGAACAAGTTTTAGTTTAAGAGCAACTGGAATAACTGAATTCCAATTATGGAGAGGAAGTGAACCAGCTATAACTAATGTATTGAAAGGTATTAATATAGAACATAATGGAAGATGGAATGAGGAAGATGCTGCTATTCCTGAATTATGTAATTATGATTACGAAAAGATGGAAAAAATGTCAAAAGAAATCATAATGAAGAGATTAACAACAACTCCGCCATTAGATTTGTTTAAATTTTATGTTAAAAAATTTGGAGCTCAATGGAGTAATGGTGATTTAGAAGGAGTTTTCTGGACAATCATAAGTAAAGAAGATAGAAAAATGATAGTAGATTTAGAAAATGGAAATATACCAATTATGCCAACATTCCAATGGATATATGTTGTTATAATGTTATTAGCCTACCTAAGTTTATTTAACAGAAAAAGAATAAAAAATGAAACTATAAATCTATTTTACATTATTTTCTGTGGTTATGGATTATCATATCTAGTAACAGAAAGTCAAGGTAGATATGCATATATAGTAAGTTGGCTATTTATAATATTTGCAGTATCAGGTATAGAAAAAATTAAAACTTTAAAAAGATAG
- a CDS encoding GtrA family protein, with protein sequence MEKFLKFGLVGVINTLITMIVFNGLKFIGVNILVANTIGYICGMINSYLWNNRWVFKSNTKDVSTISKFIIVNVVAMLINNGILFVFVNGVGINSTISQALAIVITTVINFVGNKIWTFNK encoded by the coding sequence ATGGAGAAATTTTTAAAATTTGGATTGGTGGGAGTAATTAATACATTAATTACAATGATAGTTTTTAATGGATTAAAATTTATAGGAGTAAATATTTTAGTTGCTAATACAATAGGATATATTTGTGGAATGATAAATAGTTACTTATGGAATAATAGATGGGTATTTAAATCAAATACTAAAGATGTATCAACAATTAGTAAATTTATAATAGTTAATGTTGTAGCAATGCTTATAAATAATGGAATTTTATTTGTTTTTGTAAATGGAGTTGGAATTAATTCAACTATATCTCAAGCGTTAGCAATAGTAATTACGACAGTTATAAATTTTGTGGGAAATAAAATTTGGACATTCAATAAATAG
- the glgD gene encoding glucose-1-phosphate adenylyltransferase subunit GlgD, translated as MNNCLGIINLDENESRMGELVRYRTLASVPIAARYRVIDFVLSNMANSGIEGIGIFTKNKSRSLINHLTNGRPWDLHRKKDGLRVFNFGEYDPEYDDVHNFVDNIEFIKQSRRDYVLIAPSYMICNIDYSEVIKYHKNSNKDITIVYKKVFDGNEKFIDCDVLNINKDSRVISIGENIGRESNANISMEMYIMKTEVFIDIIYDSIKSGMYRKIKDYISSNLDEIEVGAFEFKGYLACINSLKAYFDTNMDLLTKLVNKELFYENKPIYTKSQDEAPAQYTKRSDVTNSIVANGSYIEGTVKNCIIGRRVHISEGTILENCVIMQNTVIGQNVKMDKVIADKGTLIDENQNIMGTDNHPVTIQKSRAI; from the coding sequence GTGAATAACTGTTTAGGAATTATAAATTTAGATGAAAACGAAAGTAGAATGGGTGAGTTGGTTAGGTATAGAACTTTAGCATCAGTCCCGATAGCAGCAAGATATAGAGTAATAGATTTTGTATTATCAAATATGGCTAATTCAGGAATAGAGGGAATAGGAATTTTTACTAAAAATAAATCTCGTTCATTAATAAATCATTTAACGAATGGAAGGCCTTGGGACCTTCATAGAAAGAAGGATGGTCTTAGAGTATTTAATTTTGGAGAATATGATCCAGAATATGATGATGTTCATAATTTTGTAGATAATATAGAATTCATAAAGCAAAGTAGAAGAGATTATGTTTTAATTGCTCCATCATATATGATATGTAATATAGATTACTCTGAAGTCATAAAATATCATAAGAATAGTAATAAAGATATAACAATAGTATATAAGAAAGTATTTGATGGGAATGAAAAGTTTATTGACTGTGATGTATTAAATATAAATAAAGATAGTAGAGTAATAAGTATTGGAGAGAATATAGGAAGAGAAAGTAACGCCAATATTAGTATGGAAATGTATATAATGAAAACTGAGGTATTCATTGATATAATTTATGATTCAATAAAGAGTGGAATGTATAGAAAAATAAAAGATTATATAAGTTCTAATTTAGATGAAATAGAAGTTGGTGCATTTGAATTTAAGGGATATTTAGCATGCATAAATTCATTAAAAGCATATTTTGATACTAATATGGATTTATTAACTAAATTAGTTAATAAAGAATTATTTTATGAAAATAAACCTATATATACGAAATCTCAAGATGAGGCACCGGCTCAATATACAAAAAGAAGTGATGTAACTAATTCAATTGTAGCTAATGGTTCATATATAGAAGGAACGGTAAAAAATTGTATAATAGGCAGAAGAGTTCATATATCAGAAGGAACTATTCTTGAAAATTGTGTAATAATGCAAAATACTGTAATAGGACAAAATGTAAAAATGGACAAGGTTATTGCAGACAAAGGAACATTAATAGATGAAAATCAAAATATAATGGGAACAGATAATCATCCTGTTACAATACAAAAATCAAGAGCAATTTAG
- the cls gene encoding cardiolipin synthase, which produces MITIFIIILVSIILINLILVSTIVILEKKRPEKTIAWILILLFLPPIGLILYVFLGRNWKINTLNKGVPDNLKKLISSIIYSNNETLKDYPSLIKLLATNSYSPLFINNEIEVFDGGIEKFKVLKKELLKAKDHIHLEYYIVKNDKIGNEIKNILIKKAHEGVKIKFIIDRVGSIRLKASYIKDLRNAGIDVVFYSYVFAPLLRLINTQINYRNHRKIVVIDGTIGFIGGINIGDEYLNKGKLGEWRDCHIMIKGDAVLALQGTFLDDYSSIKKCNSENLNLSKDIKHYFPKSNFSGNVIMQVIKSGPNSEFPSIMQSIIKMVSMAEEYINIMTPYFIPSEGLIDALRISALSGVKINLIFPEQADHFTVHHASLTYLSELLRCGAKVYLYNKKGFIHSKVIIIDGKLCNIGTANMDIRSFELNYEINTVIYNKEITKKFNNIFLKDLKNCREYTLREYENQTILNKMLNGLCRLFSSIL; this is translated from the coding sequence ATAATAACTATATTTATAATAATATTAGTATCAATTATTTTAATTAACTTAATTTTAGTTTCTACTATAGTAATTTTAGAAAAAAAACGCCCTGAAAAAACAATAGCTTGGATTTTAATTTTATTATTTCTTCCACCTATAGGACTGATATTATATGTTTTTCTAGGACGTAATTGGAAAATAAATACCTTAAATAAAGGTGTTCCTGATAACTTAAAAAAACTTATTTCTTCTATTATATATAGCAACAACGAAACTCTGAAAGATTACCCTTCTTTAATAAAACTTTTAGCTACAAATAGTTACTCTCCACTTTTCATAAATAATGAAATAGAAGTATTTGATGGTGGAATAGAAAAATTTAAAGTTTTAAAAAAAGAACTACTAAAAGCTAAAGATCACATTCATTTAGAGTATTATATTGTTAAAAACGATAAAATTGGTAATGAAATTAAAAATATTCTTATAAAAAAAGCTCATGAAGGTGTTAAAATAAAATTTATAATAGATAGGGTTGGATCTATACGTCTTAAAGCCTCCTATATAAAAGATTTAAGAAATGCTGGAATAGATGTGGTTTTTTATAGCTACGTATTTGCTCCATTACTAAGATTGATAAATACTCAAATTAATTATAGAAATCATAGAAAAATTGTAGTTATAGATGGCACTATTGGATTTATTGGAGGAATTAACATAGGTGATGAATACTTAAATAAAGGTAAACTTGGAGAATGGAGAGATTGCCATATAATGATAAAAGGAGATGCTGTATTAGCACTACAAGGAACGTTTTTAGATGATTATTCATCCATAAAAAAATGTAATAGTGAAAATTTGAACTTATCAAAAGATATAAAGCATTATTTTCCCAAGAGTAACTTTTCAGGGAATGTAATTATGCAAGTAATAAAAAGTGGTCCTAATTCAGAATTTCCTTCTATAATGCAAAGCATAATTAAAATGGTTAGCATGGCTGAGGAATATATTAATATAATGACACCATATTTTATACCCAGTGAAGGTCTTATAGATGCTTTAAGAATATCAGCATTAAGTGGGGTAAAAATAAACTTAATTTTTCCAGAGCAAGCTGATCACTTTACTGTGCACCATGCATCATTAACTTATCTAAGTGAATTGCTCCGTTGTGGTGCTAAAGTTTATTTATATAATAAAAAAGGCTTTATTCACTCTAAGGTAATAATAATAGATGGTAAACTTTGCAATATCGGAACTGCAAATATGGATATTAGAAGTTTTGAATTAAATTATGAAATAAATACCGTTATATACAATAAAGAAATTACTAAAAAGTTTAATAATATATTCTTAAAAGATTTAAAAAACTGTAGAGAATATACTTTAAGAGAATATGAAAACCAAACTATACTCAATAAAATGTTAAACGGCTTATGTAGGCTCTTTTCCTCTATTTTATAG